Part of the Pangasianodon hypophthalmus isolate fPanHyp1 chromosome 9, fPanHyp1.pri, whole genome shotgun sequence genome is shown below.
AGGCCATTGAGCTCATCAACGTACCTGAAGTAACGCTCCTCTTCAGCTGCCTCTTTCTTCCCGAAGGCTCCGCCGGCTTCTCTGATAGagcctccacctcctccacctttACCTGCACCTTTCCCCAATTCACCAAGCTGctcagaaagagaggaagacattatataatgattaatattaatattaatccaTATTAAACTCAGTGGTTGACAACCCTGGTCCCTTTCCTACGGTGGCCCATAAGTTCAAAAcgcattaacaaaccaaaaatgcaaatgtgaaacaaaaacaCGTCATCATTATCGGAAAGGGTGGGTCCTAAATGAATATCACATACTCGTTGCTGATTGGCTCCAGTGGGCGTCAGTCAGATAGACAGCGGCGATGGAGAGGAGGATGTTTACAATAAGCCTAGATTATTCTACTGATGCTTATATgtgcttactttttttttttttcattcacataaCTTCTATTTTCTCCGCAGTCTGAAAAGTAAGCCGGGTTATCCAGAAGAAAGGATTACTCCTGAGGAACTTTACATTAAATCACTTTTACTGGACTAACCAGAGATCGGAGTGAAAGAGTGCACTCATTTCTCTTCGTGATAGACGTACCCTGTGTCTCATCAGCAACACGCATGTGATGCTCAGTAAGGAGCATTTTGCACTTACAGGCCACCGTAGTGTTCCCCTGCACTAATACACCCACAATGACTCAGGCCTGTTAACTAGCAGAGGCTTTTTGCATCAGgtgtgtggggggaaaaaaagggcaTCTGAAAACACAGACCTGCTATTCTACTTCACTCACAGCAGTGTTTAATTACATAACACTGGAGATTATGACCTTGATTATGTATCTGGAGGTCCACATTTCATTCAGTTACTGATGACACTGATACAAAACATTCCCAGTTATTCACTCTTGTATTTCCATCTACATGATTTCAAATCATCAGCAAtacacaacctttttttttttttttttcttttaatgcatTGCTGTATAGGCGCGCGCATacgccccacacacacacacacacacacacacacacacacacacacacacacacacacacacacacacacaagccataCAAACTGCCTAGACAAAAGAAATCCAAGCAAATAAGCAGTTACTTTgcacatccaaaaaaaaataaataaataaaataaaaaaaataaaaaaagcaggtACAATCCTCATCTGCTAGTCATTTCCTACACATGTACCCTATATAGGCGCTATAGAGTAATTCCACCTCCATCCTCATATAGTTCCCTAAATATCCATTAGggacaaatccaaaatggcgTCAGGACCGAAAAGCAAATTGTACAACATACAGACAAACCAAAAACCAGGCACACAAACGCAGATACCTGGTCCGAACCCATGCGGATCTGAGTAGTGAAATAACTCCGTAAAAAGCTGCTTCTGAACAGCCGCGCCATGGCTCCCAATCAGAGAACTTTCTGTAACGAATTCAGTGCCCTTGTGTCTCCGGTCTAAACACGGAAGTGCTCGACTCCCTCTATGAACTTTGGCAGGCGGCGACGTCACAGAGCACGAGGTGCGTTGACTGCCACCTGGTGGTCGTATGTGGTATTGCAATTGAGTTCGCCTTACTGataaatttatttatccatccattcatttccTGCACCGCTTTTCCTGCACAGGGAGCTTATCcaaggggactcggggcacaagttgggggacaccctggacacacacacacacacacacacacacacacacacactactgacaaCTGAGGgatgccaatcagcctgcaGCGCATgttgtctttggactgggggaggaaaccggagtatccggaggaaacccctgaagcacagggaaagcatgcaaactctgcacacacagggcagagatgGGAATTGAACTCTCAACCCCgtaggtgcgaggcaacagtgctaaccactaaaataaccactaaatatttatttatttattgagataTTGCTGCATTCTGAAGCTTGTAAGCTTGGCTTGCACTGTACAGTATCTGGCCCGATTTTGCCTTTCTGTCGCAGGCACAATCGTACATCATGAAGGATAATACGCTGTATGTTAGACCTACTGTTTAATGTTGCACACTGGCAGCAAACCAAAACCAATTCCTGTGAGCACAACTTATAGGCAATAAAGTGTAATCTCTGGTCATGAGTTGAGGTCAGTGGTCTTAGACTGTATAATGTGCCATGCTTGCCGGCAGCCGATTTAGTGCCGACGCGACCAACGACAGCCTaagacaaagttctggcagtgtctgaaaattttgcttaaaatctcagagtgtgagcgctgctacaacactcatctaaaatccaccaataggaggatggcGTAGGATTACATGCGTCTCATTGGTCAGCTACACATACAGTAGTGGAAATGGCAAAAcgtaaacaaaatatattggATTTAAAAGGTGGGCGGTTTGTTAAATTGTGGCAACAGACAGAATGTCTCCATAATGTCTCAGCACACATGTCATGACAGGACAAATAGGACATGATGAATTACAGCTTCCACAttgtgtagctagctaattagtaTGTGAATGCTCTGTTCATAGAGTTTATTTGCAATTATGACAATGTGAAACTTTTTTATGATTTTCAGTTGAAGAGATACAAACCTGTGTTGCGTCGCTGTGCACCCAGTATGGCAGAACTAGTAGCTATCTCCATCGTTTAAACTGATATGAACAGCACATcttatcacacagtctgttacagaattccTAATAGGATcttcttgtacagtgtgacaagtaataatcatTAAAGACCACTGGAATCTCACAGTGTAAAACCAGATTAAGAAAATTCAAAGAAAGCGCACACTCCACTTCCTACTCGGAATGCCATGTCGACATGCTCACTTACACCATCAGCAGTAGCACTTCAttactttaaatgagtttatagtagtatttactttagatcaacCAACATAGAtgcactatatagccaaaagtttgtggactcctgaccattacacctatatgtgcttgttgaaaatcctattccagattcagtccccctttgctgcaaAAAGCACCTGAATGGTGAATCCTTCTTTCTCACCatggtagccaataaaatgtgattacaCAAATTAAGGGGCGTGTTCATTTGAGGTTTGGAGCAGGTAATATATGGAATCATAAATATGATGACTCTGTTGACCTTTTGTGAATGTCATTACAGCGCAATAGCTGCACAAAACATGTTAGGTTAAAAACGTTGATGCGATTATGATGttcattaaatgtatatataacaaGCTGTGCtatatgtgtgttatgttaatTATCCAATTTGGAACCGGAAAATATTTCGGGGGGTTGAAAACTGAAATCCATCCTCCTAGCTGCCACCTTACTACCATAGGCATGTAGGTTTACATCTCACAGTGGCTAATTGGTTATGTGCGCCTCCCTCCCTTCTACCCAGAAGATGGAGAAAACTCAGACAAAGTATAAAGCATAAAGTAATTTGCCCTGCATTCCCACTGTGAACAAGGCCGACTTTAGATGACTGATTGAAATGATTCATACTGACTCACAGTGATTCATCCCTTCTCTTCAGGGACCTGCATATTTCCACCGTGACATTCACAGCTTTCTTTTCTGGAGTCATAATGGTGAGGAAGGGGGACCTGGACCCTTTCTTACACCCTGACCTTCCTGCACTCTCAGTCTGGCACTACCTTCTCAGCCAcaattatatgaatattaacTATCATTATGACTCACTGTGAGAGAGTCTGAAGGCAATTTATCTTTCTCATGCCTCCTTTGTTTAATGGGAAAATCGACAAGCCTCCAGAAATTTTAACTTGTCCCCGAGAGACAGATTATAACAACATGAAAGACAACAAATAAACGAGAAAGTTTGGTTATTGTTCTGTTTGTTGAAGtatgacacacactctctggtGTGTATTCAAATCATAAATgtgctttctcacacacatttttttgatTATGCAGCACAATAAAGACAGTGagtacacaaaacaaaaaagctccTTACTGGTTCTTTGTGTAGTTTTCAGGCTTTTCTAAAATGGTTCTACTTGGGATCTTGAATCGTTTCCCCAGCTGGACACACTGACAAAGGAAAACCTAGTGGCTCTGTCATGgtgtgggggcatttatttatttatatagttttcTAATCTGGTGGGTGTGGTTCTTTTCAGGCTGACCCCGCCCCCACCCACAGGGAACAAGGACTCGCTGAATGGTTTAACGAGAATGAAAATGATGGAAATCATATTGTATTCTGATTACTGTGACCTTAACattctacatcatcatcatcatcatcatcagtcaaATAGTATTATGCAGTCTGACTGAACAAAGTCAAGTGGAATAACTAAAGCTAGAAAAGGAGGGACAGAAAGGACAGCAGTataaaacagataaagagacagaaaaaatgaGTGTGAGcatgtaaacaaataaatctatAATTCTAAAAAGTTATCTTTAAACTAAAGCTTACCATGACAAttctttcatttgttcatcttcagtaaacaagGTTGCAGGAATACACCTAGGATGGGATGCTAGTCATCACCgagctccatgcacacacacattaacacactcattcacacttggggcaatttagagtatcAGTACTCTTTGGAGGTAACCAGAGatcctggaggaaacccacatgaacacagagATAATGAAAAACTCCACAATAACCCCATTACTGATCCTGAGCTCCCAggaacccaagctcaggatcagacCAGGTagcctggagctgtgaaatGGCAACATTACATGACTAGTGTGTACCACATCTGAAAACAAGCACTAGCTATTTCTTTAACACTTCTGTGACAGAATTCTGATTATAAGTcgctaaattaaaaatgaattatcgATGGAACCATAGAGCGTTTCGTGGATTGTGAGTCAGTCAGCTTCCTGGGAACACTGAATCAGCTAAGGTCAGTCATGTCAAATATAACCCTTAGAAGTTACTTCAGTATCCGGTCTGGTAGAAAGAAAAATCCAGCTCTGAAGGTTGCATTCACTGCTGTGGTGTGCTCTGACCAGGTGGGGGCAGTATGTAGTCATTAATCCACAAACATGAAGCTCAGCTTGGTGCAGAGATTTCAtgagtgcgcacacacacacacacatacacacagatctCTGCAAAACAAGCATGATATCCTTCACCCGGGAGTGATTCTGGGCTCATTTGGGGAATATAAATCAGGATCTGAAGTTTTTGGATCTTTTGAGCTGTACATCCATTATGCAGTTCTATACACCATTTCAGATGTGTACAGGGTTGctaggtttcagcaaaatttccagcccaagtATATGTCAAAAACTGCACTAAAACTAGCAGGTTTAAACTATCCCAAAAGTTCAGGTATAGGGAAAGGGAGacacattttgttcttttcctcAGTCTTAGCATGGGAAACCAGGTCACTGTAGTGTGCACGCATTTCTTTCCAGTATCTCCAATTCGCCTATTTATCATCGCCTGGTATAGCCATTATCCGCTCCATAatcctcttttccttttcccAGTCTTTGGAGTAtattttacagcagaaatgatTCTGTGCATTGTAGATACTGTCCCTTTGTTTGCAAAAGCAAGTGTTTGTGGAAATTGACTCAATTTATTTCTGATTACATGCTTTTAAACAAAGTCGTGGTGATTGCAGACTTCTTTTAAacttattcaaaaaaaaaaaaaaaaacaaaacacactcacGGACTTGCTTTTCCCACCTGCATCCTTATTCTTATAAAACCAGcccaatttggtgtaaaaaatgGAACCCTGGGCTTGCACACTATTTTTGCAATGTTTGCAATGTTTTAATTTGGTCATTTTAGCATTCTCTCAGTGACAGGCTCAAACAAACACTTGACTCAATGCCCAGTCCTGGGAGCTGATAGCATTTGTACACCTGAGTTCACCTGATCCATCTGACAGAGCGGACCACAGATCAGTTTCCTAGCTTTCACACTTTTACAAACCTATCAAACTTTTGGTGCACTCAGGCTttggtcaggaaaaaaaagcataagtGTGATAATTCCCTTATGTAACCAGCATaaatgttaattcaacactgtgcattttttatgagaatgcatttaaaaaatcattgaagTTTGTCATTCTGGCACAGTAGGTATAATGAGTGGAACGATGCCCCGCTGAGCCCTGATGAAACGGGAATGGGGAGAGCAATGACTCAAAGCAACTCAGAAAATACTCACACCAGTCAGGATaaaatatggagaaaaaaatggtttgttttCAGGAGAGGCCTGCATCAGAACTGCAACGGaaatacatattaataataatcatgaaaaCATACTGTTTAATGGGGTTCCTGTGGGGTTGAAATGTGCACCTTTGAAATATGTTAGCTCTGACATTAAACaagcaacaaacaaataataggTTACAGCAGAACTGAAAATGAGGAGTAAATGACGTAAGATGAGCGCTATTACCATTTCTACTTTTTGGGATGTCGGTTAGTCATCGAGCAGTAAAACGGTAACGAAAGGTTACAAAAGGTCATAGTAACTAAATGTAATTTAGTCTAATTTCGCTGTTGCATAATGTATAATTTAGTGTATTGCACATGTAATGTGTGTGCTGAATGGCTAAAGTTAAGAAACACAACCTCCAGTTCTGCATAACTCTAAAGTGCTTCCACGCTCTTATATGGGCTTCCGGTTGGCGGTGTCCTCCTTTTCTCCCTCCACTGCCCTTAGTGTTCTACTTCTGCTGTTGCCATTGGAAATGGTATCCCGGCAACCGCTGGCAGCGATGCAATGAAAAGGTGAGGTTATTGAATGCGTCTGAGAGCCGGCGCTTTGTTTACAGGATGCACACAAGTCATATCTGCTGAAGGTAAAATGGCACATTGTGCTTCTCCATTTTCAGTTTTAGGTCTATGCAAGATGTAAGAGCAGTGCAAAGCATGCAGCTTTAAGAGAGAAAACTGCTAAATGCACGCATAATGCATCTGCATGACCTGCACATGAAGATGACTTTCACGCTCAGTCATCATCAGAGATAATGTAAGGCATTTAACAAGATGGAGTGtgatgttttaggaaaataactGACGATGGGGTGGTGCAATGCAGACCAACTGTGTTACGAAGCTGTGTTACTGttcccatcctgaagttgattattttcctacaatacTGTAACACATAGCCCGGACATTTCCCCTCCAGATCCCTAGAGAGCACCCTTCCTTGAAAGTTGAACCTCTTCCTCACTTACTCaggtcatttcctgtttgtcaCTAGAAAAGCACATAGACTCATACACATTGTGAAGCCTTGTAAATTGTGTTGTAAAACTTTACCTTGTGCGCCGTTGTTACCTTGGATAGTTATTGTATGTAAGCCCTAgctttgttcatgttcatgtgacTTTTGATTTTGATGCTACCCCTCATTACTTGTATTGTGACCATGTTCCAGTGATTGGTGGATGCAGGCTTGAGAAACTTTGAGGCTTTTCCCTGATTCTGCATGGAAATGTATTGAAGACTCTGAGAATCAAAAACAATGACATCTTGTGGTTTGCAAAAATTATAGCAACGATAAACTCAAGCATTTATTAAGCTGCTTCAGATAAAGAACCCACACAATGGGTTACTAGTTACCCACAATGTTTAACTAGTGATACAGCTCAGCAAAATCTGAAAGTCTTAGCACTCAACCAATCCAACTAACAACCAATGAACCAAACCTTTTGACACACAAAACATAGCAGTCATGTGATTGCATAGAAAGCGAGGCCTCATTTGTCATCGATCCCATGATTCTCTGAAAACAATACGAGCCTCAATATGGAGCTTAAATGGAATTTCGTCTACCTATTCGAAACATGCTGGTAACAAATGTAACATCTCTACCATGCCCTGTTTCTTGATTATGATTTCgattgtgttttggatttgtgtGCCTTCTCAAGCTTTCCTGGTGCTGACCTTGACTGTTTTGACCCTGCCATATCTGTTAATAAACTTCCTGTAAATGGACCCTTAAGCCCTATTTGGACAGGATTACATGTACATGGGGTCCTggggtaatttcctattttacacGTGCTACTCAGTCATGTTATTTCCATTCGGATCAGCCACGCCAGTATTTTTCTCcatcctcctctgagaaaattacaggccaaATTACCTACTGTTTCACCAAACTCAGTGGTCGTCTGAATATTTTAGTCCCATATGGACTGTTTCTATGCAGAAGTTGCCTAAagatgtttgactgctgctacttgctGTGTTTTGTATTAGTGACCCTCTCCCAGATACTAAACACTTCCTgaattaagaaatgaaaaatagatGCAAAGctgacaagaagtaattccttcttctagaatGCAATGCACAAATATGAAGTCAACTAATTGAGAGAAATAGCATAATTCTTTCAAGTTCAACTAATTATTTAAGCAAAGGTGTTGACATTGACTGCTATAAAAAGCTTGTTGATCAATGGCAACAAATAAGCAATTGTTTGAAGTATTAGCAATATATAAGCTAATACTTCAATACTTCAATATATGAGCTTTATGTGACACTGGCATCTGTGTAGAATATTGTGTTTGGGAGTCACAGTTACAAgctattttgcttttttgctttaTAGTGAGTGTTAGTAAGTACCACGCTATGTAAAAAccataactgaaataaataataggACATAATTAGTCCttactgtattgttttattGCTCATGTTTTTTCATCATTGCAAATGTGACATGAACAATTTAAAATGACCCCTTCGTATAATCCATATCATAACTCTGCATATCATGCAGTGaaagaatttatatttatttgtaataaagaGATTTGGagtatgaactttttttttgtaaatagagCCACATCTTATGTAGACCAAATAGCATTTGGTCCCAATATCATCactgcttttatccaaagcatcCTACAGTTGAGAAAggacacaactgagcagttgagggttaagagccttgctcaatGGTCCAATAGTGGCGGCTTGGTGCGTCGGCTAGGTGGGTAGCCAGGTCACATTGATTTatacattcccgttaaaggtgcatctggtgaaattggcttccctttTTGTATCTtgatctgacaagctttcattttcacagtgaaacgtcccaatgtggttatactaaatataatcaCTCTCGGAATGCCActtgtccaatcagattagtggactggaactaactgttgtttAATGGAGAATATCTTTACCATCATCATACAAGTACAATAAAATTTGTATGGTATGTATGATATATGACATATTCCATCCCTAAGCCTTTGGGTGTAACGCTGGAGATATTGTTTGTGTCCACACTCTTCCTGTAGAATTTGTATCCTTATTTGTCATTAGATTTTACATAGCCTTGTTTTGCACCTTAATCACCCTGTCATTAATGCCTCAACAGAGCGAAGGATGGATGCTGCATCCGTTTCcctgtttccatagtaacactTTTTTTAGAGGAGCTGAATGCAGTGTGTTCCCTGGGTGATAATATATGCACatatgggtgacaaattaaagcaaaacatAGTCTTTGTTAGGTGTCATGAGCTGCCAGAACATCTCCAATGCatcttggcatagattctacaaggcTCTGGATCTGTACTGGAGCAATGAATACTGTTCATCCATTCGCTGTGTGACacatcagtccaaaatctcccagaggtgttcatttgagttgagatctggtgaattgtgaaggccatagcatatgattgacattattttcatcctcatcaaaccactCAGAGAGCCCTTGTCTCCTGCGGATGGGGGCGGAGtgatcctggaagagaccacacccatcaggatagaaatgattCATCATAGGATAATGGTGCCacaataactttgtattgatttggaGTGATGCAGGCAGTCAAACCAGAATGGAAGTAAATCACCagctaaataaagaaataagtaTATACtatggtggattggctactctaagttgtgtctctgtgttttggATAAGCTCCGAATccatcacaaccctgaccagtataACCCACTTACCGAAAATGAATACAATTCAACTATAGGTTTATAAAAAGTCCATTAGTAACCTGAACTGCTGCGCACTCTGTCTTCATGAGAACACTTTGTCCAGACATGCTCTCCTGTCTCTGCTGTAGGACATCCTAGTGGTTTGTGGGGCTGTATGGACACTTCTCTGTCTAACCTTTCAGTTCAAATGCTCTTACAGCAGGACAAGCCATTCCATTCCACATAATACTACACTGAGATGTGTTTGGGCTCAATGGAAAGCAAATGTTGATTTGAAAACTTCAGAaaaatttgtgaaggtccagttacataaaattctttACAAAGATACTAAGCAACTAAcaacaacagttaccttttaatgcttaactattaatgattagtttatggctataaatgaGACAATTTGAGcatgtatgttatgttatgtttcaTAGTGGCACTTCACATGACCACTTTTGACTAACACCATGGACCATGAAATAGATGAGAAAAGTGTTTAGAGTTTGTCCCAGAGAGaatatgcatatacagtactgtacttctttaaatattgttttcatcaacttttttttaaacaagtcatATTGTTCGTTCGCTagtcagaccagagagggtcAGTACAATTCAAAATCTGTGAAAGTCTGTAAAAACATCTGACCTAATGTCTCTATCCATGTAGtaagtctctggtctgatgagctgcaattagctaaaaaaaaaattacatttaaatatttaaaattacaattttatataaataaaaacatttaaaattacaatttacataaatgcatgtaattGGATAAATGAGGATCTATAACTggtcatgtttagaaaactgaaatacagccaattttttttcataCGTTTATCAGCTCTGCTACTGTATTTTTTCCAAGTACACAATTCAGGCTGCTGAAATACAATATGGGTCCACATCTGGTTCACTGTCCACCATTTGGCAACCCATGCTTTAATCAGAAACAAGCAATTAAGTATTGTTTAATGGATTGGAGGCTCTAACTGTGCAGGAAAACACTAATAAACCCGGTAATTGGTTAGCCAGCCTACTAATGGAACAGCCTTATTAATACAATTTAGCACATTAAAACAATCTCCCAAAGATTATAAACTCAGATTTTCACTGATTAATGCTGGTAATTACACCTGCTTTTTCCTTCTAAAGAAAGTTCACAGATTATGATGCagtgtttgctttgctttttttccctgaagGTTGAAACTGCAGCATGCTGCACAGTTAGACACTGCAATGACAATCAAAAGTGTGCAGTTCAACTCACTAGTAACGTCTTGGTTTGACATGAAGAGTTTCTGGTATAGATACATTAGGACGTATcacaaaacagcattttttttaaaccagggaAATGGAATGCTTGTAGAgttaatatatatgtaatattgtTTGTCTTCCTTTCAGCATTTGCTCTTGCTTTTATTCTGCACAGAAATTGCTTTTCTCTCCACAGTAAGGTTTTACTTCGACCACTACCCCCTGTCATGGCCAAACCCATGGCCACACTAATACTTGGACCCCACTGCGATACAGAATTATGAAACGCTACTGAGTGTtctaatgagtgtgtgactggCGTTTCATCCAGGGCGTATTCCTACCTTGTGCCCAgggttcctgggataagctccagatccacctccaccctgactaagataaagcatttactgaagatgaatgaatgaatgaatgaatgaatgttgtatGTTCTATTGTTCTATTTCTGTATGAATAACAGTTTCtatccactgttaaaagctATAGCTGGTGATTACAATTTCCCTAaccattcagacacacacacaccccctttCCACTCACCTTTGCTCAACAGGCCACCTCTCAGGGTATGTGAGTGGCGCAAAAGCTCAGCTCCCACAGAGGAATTGCGCTCTGGGGAC
Proteins encoded:
- the atp5if1a gene encoding ATPase inhibitor A, mitochondrial, which translates into the protein MARLFRSSFLRSYFTTQIRMGSDQLGELGKGAGKGGGGGGSIREAGGAFGKKEAAEEERYFRQKEKEQLAALKQHHQEEIEHHKKEIERLQREIDRHKGKIRKLKHDD